ATGCTTCAGGACTATAATCTGTAGATAAATNNNNNNNNNNNNNNNNNNNNNNNNNNNNNNNNNNNNNNNNNNNNNNNNNNNNNNNNNNNNNNNNNNNNNNNNNNNNNNNNNNNNNNNNNNNNNNNNNNNNNNNNNNNNNNNNNNNNNNNNNNNNNNNNNNNNNNNNNNNNNNNNNNNNNNNNNNNNNNNNNNNNNNNNNNNNNNNNNNNNNNNNNNNNNNNNNNNNNNNNNNNNNNNNNNNNNNNNNNNNNNNNNNNNNNNNNNNNNNNNNNNNNNNNNNNNNNNNNNNNNNNNNNNNNNNNNNNNNNNNNNNNNNNNNNNNNNNNNNNNNNNNNNNNNNNNNNNNNNNNNNNNNNNNNNNNNNNNNNNNNNNNNNNNNNNNNNNNNNNNNNNNNNNNNNNNNNNNNNNNNNNNNNNNNNNNNNNNNNNNNNNNNNNNNNNNNNNNNNNNNNNNNNNNNNNNNNNNNNNNNNNNNNNNNNNNNNNNNNNNNNNNNNNNNNNNNNNNNNNNNNNNNNNNNNNNNNNNNNNNNNNNNNNNNNNNNNNNNNNNNNNNNNNNNNNNNNNNNNNNNNNNNNNNNNNNNNNNNNNNNNNNNNNNNNNNNNNNNNNNNNNNNNNNNNNNNNNNNNNNNNNNNNNNNNNNNNNNNNNNNNNNNNNNNNNNNNNNNNNNNNNNNNNNNNNNNNNNNNNNNNNNNNNNNNNNNNNNNNNNNNNNNNNNNNNNNNNNNNNNNNNNNNNNNNNNNNNNNNNNNNNNNNNNNNNNNNNNNNNNNNNNNNNNNNNNNNNNNNNNNNNNNNNNNNNNNNNNNNNNNNNNNNNNNNNNNNNNNNNNNNNNNNNNNNNNNNNNNNNNNNNNNNNNNNNNNNNNNNNNNNNNNNNNNNNNNNNNNNNNNNNNNNNNNNNNNNNNNNNNNNNNNNNNNNNNNNNNNNNNNNNNNNNNNNNNNNNNNNNNNNNNNNNNNNNNNNNNNNNNNNNNNNNNNNNNNNNNNNNNNNNNNNNNNNNNNNNNNNNNNNNNNNNNNNNNNNNNNNNNCAAAAAGAACTTTATACGGATTCATATcaaaaatatagtatttttttcattgatgcaaTAGTCCAACGCTTCTGCTATATTGCGTGCGACTCTCAAACGCAAAGACCACTCCATGGTCTTCTTATTAGTAGGTGTAAGAACAatcaaaaaatcatttaatatcTTAAAACATGATGGAATGAAGATACATGGAAATTCGTAGAAAATGCATATGAAACTTGTCATTATTAATTTCAGGAAATAAAATTGATTACCATAAAAgaaacatatttaaatttatgaaatgCAAATGAAATTGAAGCACATCAGGCATACACCTGATGTaatatgtattaatttataCTGTACAAGTGGCCGGGTTTTACTAAATCAATTAAGGGGCATTCAATTGATATGCtattatttagtattatatCACAAGTCAATACAATACTATTCAaagttagtattttatttatttatagtgatACCACAGGATTTGAAAGGTTGATTTACCAAAATAGCACAAATGGCATCAAAATAGGAGTAATAAAAGTCATAGATTTATATCAACAATGaatcaaatatataaaccaTAAATGAAACactaattaataatcaaaatttgtgAAAAGTACACTAAATTAACACACTAATATTAGGATGCAATTTTCCAAAACCATGGatttttattgacttttttATACTCAATTGTTTGTTTTGCAGATTGTCAAGCTCCAATAGAACCTCCATTTGAGCCTCAAAACTAAGCCTCTTAAATGCGCTCTTATGACTTATCTTGGTCACgtaatattcaaattaataaacaaataaataagtgtgAACCAAGTTATGTGTGTTGTTTTAagttaatgataattatttttatttaatgtgttgtttgatttatatcatttttttccagagttttttttttcaataaccattgcttttatttaaaaaaatttatacaccAAACTTAACCAAACTAATAATATAGGAGCATATCAATAATTCATAAGTTAGGATATATGTCCATCTTTAGAAGATGACCGTTATGGTAAATTATTTGTTCTCTATACTAAAACGAGCTGGAGATTAGATATTTCAATTGGTCTCCGTGTTTGTTGTAACTAAGCtgtctaattttaaaattttttcacacattttaatggttgaaattgttttttttttgcactcTCAATGTAAATATAAACcatataagtttatttttttaatctatatgaaaatttctatataattataatatttagataaaaaattaaatagcaaaaaattatattttaacaagATATCAGAAAACCCAAATATTGAATATATGGACACAGAGAtacaattcaaaatttatattttgacctTTTATggtacaaatattttaatattttttaataatacatgTATAGTAATGATTTAAAAACTGGACCGGTTCAActggttcaaccgggaaccggccggtAAACCGGTCCGATTAGTGATATAAACTACAAAAGAATtggaccggccggttcaaccggtgaaccggttggaccggaccggttaatttattgatttaatttattttataatttaaaacttatatcaaattaataaactcattaattccgtctagatttaaaaaaaaacaaaaaagtcaaaaaaataaaataaaaaacaagatgcctaaaaatatcaatatattataatttattatcattaatttattatgattaacttataattttacattaatcaataattaaaatcattaaaagttaaagtgttaaaccaaatatttgaatgatttggttttaattttttaatcattattgttgttgtatacttgtagatttatattttatttaattttttatttttcaatatttgttgtatagttgtatccttgtatatttgtattttaaaaattttaattttatgtaaagttaAAGCTTTATGACtttataaaggtaatttaaatttgcaatatgtaattttatatcttttttattattttttatttattattgaaattattttttacttatttttaatgttttcttaatttttaaatatttatttatttaaaaaaattaaatccggttgaaccggttcaaccggaaccGGTTCGACAATCGGTccggttattaaaacattgaTGTATAGTATAAAAATGAATCTTtcacataaaatatatttaaaaatcataaattaagcatttatataaaaaaaaaaatttacaaacaggcacattataaaaaaaacacaaattaaaatttaaaatttaaaaatgattaattagAAATGTAACCAAACTACATGATTCAAATGGGCTTGTAGTAAGAAGCACACCCAATCCCCCCTTTTATCTCATCAGTCAATCTCATCCATCCATCCAAAAAATACATCAACGGCCCAAATTCGGCAGCTCATCAATCCGTCGTGAAGTTTTGCAACCAATCACGTCTCTCCTCCTTTCCTATATAAAACCATCTCCGCTTCTCGTTTTCTCGATCACGATCTCGTTCTCGTTCTTGTTCCTCACCCGAGTTCCAAAACCCTCGACGTCGAGTTTTCGATCTCCGATCAGCGATGGCGCCCAAGGCCGAGAAGAAGCCCGCGGAGAAGAAGCCGGCCGCTGAGAAGCCCGCGgaggaaaaggagaagaagtccGTCGCCGAGAAAGCTCCTGCTGAGAAGAAGCCCAAGGCCGGGAAGCGTCTCCCATCCAAGGACGCCGCATctggagagaagaagaagaagaagatgaagaaggggAGCGAGACCTACAAGATCTACATCTTCAAGGTTCTCAAGCAGGTCCACCCTGATATCGGGATCTCCAGCAAGGCTATGGGTATCATGAACTCCTTCATCAACGATATCTTCGAGAAGCTCGCTCAGGAGGCATCTCGCTTGGCTCGCTACAACAAGAAGCCGACCATCACGTCCCGGGAGATCCAGACCTCTGTTCGTCTTGTTCTTCCTGGAGAGCTCGCCAAGCATGCCGTGTCGGAGGGTACCAAGGCTGTCACCAAGTTCACCAGTTCTTGAAGCAGCTACGCGATGGTTGTGCGGCCATCGGTTTGGTGTGATCTGGTCTCTTTAGCGTTTGCCTTCATTTAGGGTTTCGAATCAATGAATTCTAGGGTTTCGATCTTTGATGTATGATACTCCCTTGTAGATAGGGAACCAACGTCGCTTGATTCTGCAATATATTTTGACTTTTTAATTCTCTTGTTTGGATTGGATTGATTGTGGGCATCGTTTAAAGTAACATTGTTCCTCGGTTTGTTATACCGTTCACTAGAAAAAAGCTATCTGCTTTTCTTTATCCCAAGTGTTGTTCTGATTCCAGGTATAGCGTTTGAAAGAGGGCTTTGAAGGATGTGGGTTCCGGTTCTTGGTAGGCAGATCTCTTGTGCCTCTTTGGATAGAGCCGCACATTTTCTTCAGAGGAGGTTTACTTCTGAGATATTTGTTAGCAGTAATAATTCTTTAGCCATTTTTCTATTTgattcttgatttcttttagaTCTTATTCTGGTTGTTCATCTTGCTTTATTCTAATGGAAAAGTTCTTGTTTTGATGAGATTGAAATCAAAGAGCGATGTTATGCTGATTCGATTATTGATTTTCAGTTGTTCTGATCTCGTGGATGGTATGATTTATTTGTTAGGGTTATTGTATTATACTATGATGAGTTTGAGAAGTTATGCCTTCTCTGGatctttttcttgttgattCCTGACTTTTTTCTTCTAGTTTTGTTAGCATGTAACGTTTTCATGTAAATTATGAGGTTTGGGAATGAAATTACATGGTTCGTTAAGTGAAGTGTTAGTGGTTTCTTGTTGGTTGTCCTCATCTTTTGAATGTTGCGGGTTATTTTGTGAGTTGTCATATGTATTCCTAATGGTGATGAATTTGGGAAGGCATTCTTGAGCTTttctttgttgtgattttttgaGATCTAGTTTTGGTTTGTTAACTTGTGGCTTTATTCTATAACAAGGATGAGTTTTGATGAGAATGAAATCAAACTGTTACATTAGTGAAGTGTCCAGTTGTTTGCAGTCTATGAATTTTTGCTTTCgttgtcttttttattcttgctggatctagtttttgtttgtttattattttgttataattttcggtaaaattatgaattttgacATAGATTAAAGCAAACAGTTCTGTTAGTGGAGTGTTCACGGATTTGCAGTTGTATTTCCTGATCTTTTGAATGACATGAATTTTATCTTGGGGTAGTCATATCACTCTGTTGATGAATTTGAGTAAACATCCTCTTGCCTTGGCTCTTTTCTGGTTTGATTACTTTtagatttagttttttttttaatcttaaaagaTGAATTTAATTTGAGTTGTTGCAATAACGAAATCAAATTGTGCTTGTAGTAAAGTAGAAAGTGATTTGCTATTGGATTTTGTGGTCTTTGAGTGCCATGAGTTTTGTCCAGGGTTGTCATATTACATTACTGATGGAGAATTTAAGAAGGCATTCTCACCATTTGGTGACATCAAGGAAGGTATTCCACATTTCCACATGTTTAAGATTTTTGAAGTGGTCTAAGTgttttttatcatataattgATGTCTTGTTGAGTTGAGTTTGTAAGCCATCATCTCTGAGTAACttttgtatgtatatttttatcttcAGTTAGGCTTATTAGGGATGATACAACAAAGAGGCCTAAGGGATATGGTTTCATTGCATATGCTTCTCAAGCTGAAGCAATGAGAGCAGTGGAGGCCATGGATGGACGGGTATGGCTTCTCTATAGAATTGTCCTATTGTTTCTTGtggtgatttgatttttttgtttatttgaagaATTTTCTTACTCTGCAAATACTATTTTGAATCGTCAATGGCCAGGCATAATGAATTTAGCAGTAGTTCCTGCACCCTTTTTGATTATAGCTTGCATTACATGGAATTTTAGATCACCATATGCTTCTGTTGTCTGTTAATTCTAATCAACAAATGTAGTTTATAAAGGTAAGATTTTCTAAATGGTTCTGAAGCATTCTTGAATTGTTGTGATTCCAGTctcttatattaaaaattgcACTAGAACTACAATTCAGGAATGTTTCAGAAGATGTTATAGGATTTTTGGATGCATTTGCTTCTCTACTTCTATGACAAGTCCATGGATAGTTGTACTGCTGCTGGCAGTcccatcattattattttttttcaagtgaGCATGCACACAAGACATTTTTGTTAtggttcttgtgtttttcttatagtgcatccatacaaacaaaccgaaacatgcaattattgttatgtttttttcctctaataaaatgatttaaatGTAATCTGGCTTCATGATATTTATTACATTATAATAGGTCTAGTAAAGAACCTAATATGGGCAACTCCCACTGTAGAATGGATTGTGAACTGGGTTAATTGCTGATTTGttgggtttattttattttaccagTTAATTACATAGTTATGAGGAATTGATGGCCTTATTGTTTTCATGGGGAGGTTGCTGTTGGCTTCGTTTGCTAGTGCTTTAATCATCTTTGTTGTTCTGATATGGTATCATTTCACATACTAGTTtcttaaatgtatatattttataattcattaGCATACTTGTTTGGCACGTAATTTTTATCAGGGGAgcattatatttacttatagatAAAGGTCTTTGTTCATATGTTTGATCTCAGACATTTGGTGAAGAACAAATTAATCTAagcatatgtttttgatttgttttgaatatGCAGATATTGTTCTTATGTTTGATTTCAAACAATTGatggataataaattaatctATAAGCTTATATGTTTGATGTGTTTTGAATTTGCAGATATTTGGTGGAAGACTGATTTTTGTGGAGCTCGCCAAGCCTAACCAACCATCGTCCAAGTCATAATTCGTCCTTGGATTATCCTTTCGTTTCTTAAAACACTGCTCGATATAAATTTATCCAAGCAGTTTTCCAGGTTTAAAGGTGTCGATGGTGTTTTCTAGACAATTTCTGGCTGGTCCTTTGTTTGTTGTTCTTGATAGAACTTCATCTATAAACAAACAACCAAGTTGCTTACAAACTAAACCCATCATATACGTACATATTGTTCAAGATGAGCAATAATTATCCTGCTATAACTCATCAGTATGTGTGTGGTTATTTTTTAGACAGTAACTGAGGTCAATTTGTTTAATTAAGCAATGAAAATTCACTggcagcacataaacaccaaaaacataaatttgagAGATGAAAAGCTCAAAGCAAGatagattaaaaaaagcaaaactaATGCATTCCATTTTCCTTCCAATGATTTCCATCATTCATCATCTCATTCACCAAACAACCACTTACTTACATACAGACCCACACAGTAAACAACTTCGAAGAcacaatcaaaattcaaaagaagtcatttttaaaattaaaaccataaaaacacTGACTGAACACTAAAGTACTACTACAAATACTAGAACTAGTACTACTTGTATCTCTCTTTCCATCTATGCCTTCTTTGGTGACTTCCCAGCCTTTGACGGAGACTTGGCCTCCTTCCCGGGCCTATCCGTCTTCTTCGGCAGCAACACTGGATTAATATTCGGCAACACCCCACCATGCGCGATCGTCACTCCAGCAAGAAGTTTTCCCAACTCCTCATCATTCCTAATGGCCAGCAACACATGCCTTGGTATTATCCTATTCTTCTTGTTATCCCTCGCCGCATTCCCTGCCAGCTCTAACACCTACACCCTCCAAATCCATCAGATCCAATCCAAAAAATACCCTAAATTGATCatcaaaatgaaatgaaaaacaaaacaataccTCAGCGGCAAGGTATTCAAGAACAGCAGCAAGATAAACAGGAGCACCAGTGCCCACACGTTGCGCATATCGGCCCTTCTTCAAGAACCGGCCGATACTTTATGAAGTGAAGTGTCCAGTTGTTTGCAGTCTATGAATTTTTGCTTTCgttgtcttttttattcttgctggatctagtttttgtttgtttattattttgttataattttcggtaaaattatgaattttgacATAGATTAAAGCAAACAGTTCTGTTAGTGGAGTGTTCACGGATTTGCAGTTGTATTTCCTGATCTTTTGAATGACATGAATTTTATCTTGGGGTAGTCATATCACTCTGTTGATGAATTTGAGTAAACATCCTCTTGCCTTGGCTCTTTTCTGGTTCGAATACTTTtagatttagtttttttttaatcttaaaagaTGAATTTAATTTGAGTTGTTGCAATAACGAGATCAAATTGTGCTTGTAGTTAAGTTTAAGTGATTTGCTGTTGGATTTTGTGGTCTTTGAGTGCCATGAGTTTTGTCCAGGGTTGTCACATTACATTACCGATGGAGAATTTAAGAAGGCATTCTCACCATTTGGTGACATCAAGGAAGGTATTCCTCATTTCCACATGTTTAAGATTTTTGAAGTGGTCTAAATGCTTTTTATCATATAATTGATGTCTTGTTGAGTTTGTAAGGCATCATCTCTGAGTAACttttgtatgtatatttttatcttcAGTTAGGCTTATTAGGGATGGTACAACAAAGAGGCCTAAGGGATATGGTTTCATTGCATATGCTTCTCAAGCTGAAGCAATGAGAGCAGTGGAGGCCATGGATGGACGGGTATGGCTTCTCTATAGAATTGTCCTATTGTTTCTTGtagtgatttgatttttttgtttatttgaagaATTTTCTTTACTCTGCAAATACTATTTTGAATCGTCACTGGCCAGGCATAATGAATTTAGCAGTAGTTCCTGCACCCTTTTTGATTATAGCTTGCATTACATGGAATTTTAGATCACCATATGCTTCTGTTGTCTGTTAATTCTAATCAACAAATATAGTTTATAAAGGTAAGATTTTCTAAATGGTTCTGAAGCATTCTTGAATTGTTGTGATTCCAGTctcttatattaaaaattgcACTAGAACTACAATTCAGGAATGTTTCAGAAGATGTTATAGGATTTTTGGATGCATTTGCTTCTCTACTTCTATGACAAGTCCATGGATAGTTGTACTGCTGCTGGCAGTcccatcattattattttttttcaagtgaGCATGCACACAAGACATTTTTGTTAtggttcttgtgtttttcttatagtgcatccatacaaacaaaccgaaacatgcaattattgttatgtttttttcctctaataaaatgatttaaatGTAATCTGGCTTCATGATATTTATTACATTATGATAGGTCTAGTTAAGAACCTAATATGGGCAACTCCCACTGTAGAATGGATTGTGAACTGGGTTAAAAGATGATTTAATTGCTGATTTGttgggtttattttattttaccagTTAATTACATAGTTATGAGGAATTGATGGCCTTATTGTTTTCATGGGGAGGTTGCTGTTGGCTTCGTTTGCTAGTGCTTTAATCATCTTTGTTGTTCTGGTATGGTATCATTTCACATACTAGTTTCtgaaatgtatatattttataatttattaacatACTTGTTTGGCAAGTAATTTTTATCAGGGGAgcattatatttacttatagatAAAGGTCTTTGTTCTTATGTTTGATCTCAGACATTTGgtgaaaaacaaattaatctaAGCATAtatctttgatttgttttgaatatGCAGATATTGTTCTTATGTTTGATTTCAAACAATTgatgaataataaattaatctaTGAGCTTATATGTTTGATGTGTTTTGAATTTGCAGATATTTGGTGGAAGACTGATTTTTGTGGAGCTCGCCAAGCCTAACCAACCATCGTCCAAGTCATAATTCATCCTTGGATTATCCTTTCGTTTCTTAAAACACTGCTCGATATAAATTTATCCAAGCAGTTATCCAGGTTTAGAGGTGTTGATGGTGTTTTCTAGACAATTTCTGGCTTGGTCCTTTGTTTGTTGTTCTTGATAGAActttattatgttatcattgCTTAATAGAACTTCAtctataaacaaacaaacaagtcGCTTTCAAACTAAATCCAccatcatatacatatatattgttcAAGATGAGCAATAATTATCCTGCTATAAGACATAAGTGTGTGTGGATATTTTTTAGACAGTAATTGAGGTCAATTTGTTTAATTAAGCAATGAAAATTCACTGTCAGCACATGAACACTAGAAAATAAATTTGAGAGATGAAAAGCTCAGAGTACTACTTGTATGATCCAATGATCTCCCAAATTCATCATCTCATTCACCAAACAACCACTTACTTACATACAGACCCACACAGTAAACAACTTCGAAGAcacaatcaaaattcaaaagaagtcatttttaaaattaaaaccataaaaacacTGACTGAACACTAAAGTACTACTACAAATACTAGAACTAGTACTACTTGTATCTCTCTTTCCATCTATGCCTTCTTTGGTGACTTCCCAGCCTTTGACGGAGACTTGGCCTCCTTCCCGGGCCTATCCGTCTTCTTCGGCAGCAACACTGGATTAATATTCGGCAACACCCCACCATGCGCGATCGTCACTCCAGCAAGAAGTTTTCCCAACTCCTCATCATTCCTAATGGCCAGCAACACATGCCTTGGTATTATCCTATTCTTCTTGTTATCCCTCGCCGCATTCCCTGCCAGCTCTAACACCTACACCCTCCAAATCCATCAGATCCAATCCAAAAAATACCCTAAATTGATCatcaaaatgaaatgaaaaacaaaacaataccTCAGCGGCAAGGTATTCAAGAACAGCAGCAAGATAAACAGGAGCACCAGTGCCCACACGTTGCGCATATCGGCCCTTCTTCAAGAACCGGCCGATACGGCCGACGGGAAACTGGAGACCGGCCTTGACTGACCGTGAAACAGGCTTCTTCTTCGGACCTCCTCCTTTACGTCCTCCGGCTCCCTTCTTGATCTTGCCACCAGTCTCCATTGTCACCGGCGATGATAAAGCTCGCACTTTGATTTCCGATGAATCGATGATTCGTCTCGATGGAATTCGAAGCCCGGGTCGAGCTTTACTTATAAAGCTCTTTGGCGGGCTTTGAAATCCTAAAGTTTTTGTTTTGACCGTTGGATTGGTCCCCAGATCAACGGCTCATGAGTCTTGAACTGCGATCCTCGTGATTTTATTTCTAGCCAATCAGAAGAAGTCTTTTGCTTGTGACATAATCGTATGCTGACCGTTCGATTAGCCACGTCATCGATCACGGTTTATTGGCCTCCTCCAATCACaatcttctctttttgtttgtaCAAgtgataatttgtttttttttgttggtcaTGACTTATGAGttagactttatatatatatatatatatatttaaggatgtggtatttttttaataaaatatttaaaaaattaaaaactaaaagagGCCTCCTTCCCTCTCGCAGCCATCTAAACCCATTGATCTCATAAGTCTTATTTCCTCCTCTAAGTAGGggcctcatttttttaattttactctttatttaattttaaaaattatatttttttaagtaggttttatttgtttattttaactaatttatattgataaaaaaaaatcgattAAAATTAGTCagtaatcaaaattatatatatataaatttgtattaaGCTTTCAAAATTACTCTTATTTAAAACTCCATTAATGTTTGGCTCTTTCCCTTACAATTCCCCAAAAATATCTCTATACtcattttttccaattttaaatttttttcaaagaaaattttaacttGAAAATTTGGTTCCGTCTTTGTTTTATTGAGAACATCAGACATGTTCCAAATGATATTGAAAAAATGTTTTGACTATCGTAAAAGTGAAAAACATTTATTACTAATCgtaaaagtaacaaaatttgGTTTATTGTTTCATAGATTTAATGAAAAGTATAGTTAAACGTGATTTATTAGAAGTTGTACAAatacattaattataaataaaaaatttggaaaaaaaatatttaatgcttcacaaattttataaaataaacatgtaaaaaagattttaaaaaacttCTATAATTGGACAACTAAAAGggaataaaaagaaatgagacGAGTAAAATTAACTGAATTGCTTACAAACAGGAGCATATGCATAGtcctaagaaataaaaattatagtaaaaaaagaaaaaaaaactttaattctttggttcattttattatatttttattaaattaatattatttttaaccattttgtaatattttaaaagactAGTATTTTAGAGTGGAAGGGTAGTTGAGCAGCCATTGTGATTTAACTTCAATTATGTGATTGTATATTTTTGTACTTTggtttcacacttatcactaaaACTTACTCTCTTAAGTTTTGCTTActtgtctattttaattaaatcacaCCAATTAAGAAagttagttaaaattaattaataatctaaaagttataaaaaatacattaactTTTAAGGCtactcttatttaaaatatgtttcaaAAAATGTGTAATTGAGTGCAACTTATTGAAAGTTGTAGAAGtacaaaatattttgaaaaaaattgaaaaaataatatttatgatttatcaaattttaaatggaCTATAAAATTCTAGtgctttataaaattttaaatgggCCTAAACCCCGAAAATAGTCTTTCAAGAGTCCAATACTTCTAGATCTGGAGATAGAGGCACAGTGACCGATGATGCGCATTTGTATAGCAAGAGATCAAGAGCACATAactaaatgagttttttgtggaAATATGCTTGCTCATCTATTGCCTATTTGTTAATGTACCGCTAAACTTAAGAAAATCACTTACTTACATGTGCTTGTATGTGTTATtgtcttgtttttatttcttctaaatTTCTTTTCCTGAGTCCAATCGAATAAAATCACATTATATTAAGAAGATCATATATTGGTACATTAAGAGTAAGTTTTTTCTCCGTAAGTGAACAACATCATATAACTTTGCAAATCTTACACATTACAAAATTTCAACTATATTTGTATCATATACACCATTAGGTTGGAATACATGCATGCAGAAATACACAAATGATACATGTGAGGattacaaaaatcaaataaaacaaagtggGGTAgaacaaagaataaatatattatttgaattatatagaaacacaaaaatacagCAAGTAACTAACATTCTTGCAAAAATACACTATGAAGTTCATACCAACGTTGCAGGAAATAGACTTTGGCTATTAGTGTAATACTAAAAGAATACACCATTTTAGGAGATTTCCATAAAAAGAACACAATTCATCAATGAACAGTAAAGAGAAAATTACATCAACAATAAGATTTCAGAACCACAAACACaattaatcaagaaaaatacattccCATGTGGTTGCTACCAGCAATCTAACGCTTGCCGGAATATGCTTTTTGCACTGTTGTGATTTTTTAGGTTACTGAACTCTGTGAAGaaaaggggaagaagaagaaggggaataAGCCATGATGTGGCATCtgatatgagaaaaaaatgcaCATGGATAGTTGCTAATGTGGCAGCTTCCACGGG
The DNA window shown above is from Dioscorea cayenensis subsp. rotundata cultivar TDr96_F1 chromosome 12, TDr96_F1_v2_PseudoChromosome.rev07_lg8_w22 25.fasta, whole genome shotgun sequence and carries:
- the LOC120273622 gene encoding putative RNA-binding protein RbpA isoform X3, which codes for MWVPVLGRQISCASLDRAAHFLQRRFTSEIFVSRLSYYITDGEFKKAFSPFGDIKEVRLIRDDTTKRPKGYGFIAYASQAEAMRAVEAMDGRLIT
- the LOC120273620 gene encoding histone H2A-like isoform X3; translation: METGGKIKKGAGGRKGGGPKKKPVSRSVKAGLQFPVGRIGRFLKKGRYAQRVGTGAPVYLAAVLEYLAAEVLELAGNAARDNKKNRIIPRHVLLAIRNDEELGKLLAGVTIAHGGVLPNINPVLLPKKTDRPGKEAKSPSKAGKSPKKA
- the LOC120273618 gene encoding histone H2B.3-like, with amino-acid sequence MAPKAEKKPAEKKPAAEKPAEEKEKKSVAEKAPAEKKPKAGKRLPSKDAASGEKKKKKMKKGSETYKIYIFKVLKQVHPDIGISSKAMGIMNSFINDIFEKLAQEASRLARYNKKPTITSREIQTSVRLVLPGELAKHAVSEGTKAVTKFTSS
- the LOC120273624 gene encoding organelle RRM domain-containing protein 6, chloroplastic-like, encoding MNLRLSHYITDGEFKKAFSPFGDIKEVRLIRDGTTKRPKGYGFIAYASQAEAMRAVEAMDGRIFGGRLIFVELAKPNQPSSKS
- the LOC120273620 gene encoding histone H2A-like isoform X2 codes for the protein METGGKIKKGAGGRKGGGPKKKPVSRSVKAGLQFPVGRIGRFLKKGRYAQRVGTGAPVYLAAVLEYLAAEVLELAGNAARDNKKNRIIPRHVLLAIRNDEELGKLLAGVTIAHGGVLPNINPVLLPKKTDRPGKEAKSPSKAGKSPKKA
- the LOC120273622 gene encoding organelle RRM domain-containing protein 6, chloroplastic-like isoform X2 — encoded protein: MRLKSKSDVMLIRLLIFSCSDLVDGLSYYITDGEFKKAFSPFGDIKEVRLIRDDTTKRPKGYGFIAYASQAEAMRAVEAMDGRIFGGRLIFVELAKPNQPSSKS
- the LOC120273622 gene encoding putative RNA-binding protein RbpA isoform X1, with protein sequence MWVPVLGRQISCASLDRAAHFLQRRFTSEIFVSRLSYYITDGEFKKAFSPFGDIKEVRLIRDDTTKRPKGYGFIAYASQAEAMRAVEAMDGRIFGGRLIFVELAKPNQPSSKS
- the LOC120273622 gene encoding organelle RRM domain-containing protein 6, chloroplastic-like isoform X4; its protein translation is MNLRLSYYITDGEFKKAFSPFGDIKEVRLIRDDTTKRPKGYGFIAYASQAEAMRAVEAMDGRIFGGRLIFVELAKPNQPSSKS
- the LOC120273620 gene encoding histone H2A-like isoform X1, which produces METGGKIKKGAGGRKGGGPKKKPVSRSVKAGLQFPVGRIGRFLKKGRYAQRVGTGAPVYLAAVLEYLAAEVLELAGNAARDNKKNRIIPRHVLLAIRNDEELGKLLAGVTIAHGGVLPNINPVLLPKKTDRPGKEAKSPSKAGKSPKKA